A single window of Streptomyces sp. NBC_00464 DNA harbors:
- a CDS encoding inositol-3-phosphate synthase, with protein MSTTGVRTGVWFIGARGSVATTATAGCAAIAAGLHPGAGMVTETAPFADSGLPPVTSLVFGGHDILDCPLPKRAEALAAGGVLPHGLPSAVRAELAAADAEIRPGGPLPGDTRTDEELITAFAADLTEFGRRNSLARTVVVNVSSTEPAPAAGAERLPASSLYAAAALRAGCPYVNFTPSTGLRSPALQDSVAACGLPHAGRDGKTGQTLLRSVLAPMFVQRALPVRAWSGTNLLGGGDGAALADPAAAAAKNAGKERVLADTLGAAPEGEVHIDDVPALGDWKTAWDHIAFDGFLGARMVLQTTWQGCDSALAAPLVLDLARLLARAHEVGLTGARPELGFYFKDPDGGPAALSEQYLALLAFAERLRGEK; from the coding sequence GTGTCAACAACCGGCGTACGTACCGGAGTCTGGTTCATCGGAGCACGCGGCTCCGTCGCCACCACCGCAACGGCGGGCTGCGCGGCGATCGCGGCGGGCCTCCACCCGGGGGCGGGCATGGTCACCGAGACCGCCCCGTTCGCCGACAGCGGTCTGCCACCCGTGACCTCGCTCGTCTTCGGCGGCCACGACATCCTGGACTGTCCGCTTCCCAAACGGGCCGAGGCCCTGGCTGCCGGGGGAGTGCTGCCGCACGGACTCCCGTCGGCCGTACGAGCCGAACTCGCCGCCGCAGACGCGGAGATACGCCCCGGCGGCCCCCTTCCCGGCGACACCCGCACGGACGAGGAACTCATCACAGCGTTCGCGGCCGACCTCACCGAATTCGGCCGGCGCAACAGCCTGGCCAGGACCGTCGTCGTCAACGTCTCCTCCACCGAACCGGCACCCGCCGCCGGCGCCGAGCGGCTGCCCGCCAGCTCGCTCTACGCCGCGGCGGCCCTCCGGGCCGGCTGCCCGTACGTCAACTTCACCCCCTCCACGGGGCTCCGCAGCCCCGCCCTCCAGGATTCCGTCGCGGCCTGCGGACTTCCTCACGCCGGCCGCGACGGCAAGACGGGCCAGACCCTGCTGCGCTCGGTCCTCGCCCCGATGTTCGTGCAGCGCGCCCTGCCCGTAAGGGCCTGGTCCGGCACCAATCTGCTGGGCGGCGGAGACGGCGCCGCGCTCGCCGACCCGGCCGCCGCCGCGGCGAAGAACGCCGGCAAGGAACGCGTCCTCGCCGACACCCTCGGCGCCGCCCCCGAGGGCGAGGTCCACATCGACGACGTCCCGGCGCTCGGTGACTGGAAGACCGCCTGGGACCACATCGCCTTCGACGGCTTCCTCGGCGCACGCATGGTGCTCCAGACCACCTGGCAGGGCTGCGACTCCGCCCTCGCCGCACCCCTGGTGCTCGACCTGGCCCGGCTGCTGGCCCGCGCCCACGAGGTGGGCCTCACCGGCGCGCGGCCCGAGCTCGGCTTCTACTTCAAGGACCCGGACGGCGGACCGGCCGCACTGTCCGAGCAGTACCTGGCGCTGCTGGCCTTCGCCGAGCGGCTGCGGGGGGAGAAGTGA